Within the Opitutales bacterium genome, the region GTCATCCGTGGAGTCATACTAAATTTATTAGATATAAATTTTGACAAAGTCCAAAATTGTATCGTATCAAATTCTTAGTGATTAATTCTGCTGATCTACTCAAAAGCTACGGACTGTCTGTCACCGCGCAGCGTTTGGCTGTCATCGATGCCCTGACTCAAAGTCCCCACGCTACTGCCGATGAAGTCTTTGTTGTGGTGAAAGCACACATTGGAAGTATCTCGCGTCAGTCAGTTTATAATGCTTTAAACACGCTCTCTGATCAGGGCGCTATCCGACGATTTCAACCAGCTGGATCGGCAGCCAGGTTTGAAAATCGAGTGGGCGACAATCATCACCACGTCGTGTGCCGTAAATGCGGAGTCACCGAAGATGTTGATTGTGCCGTGGGATATGCCCCCTGTCTCCAGCCCTCGAATGATCATGGATTCATCATCGATGAAGCAGAGGTCGTTTACTGGGGGATTTGCCCGAGCTGTCAGGAGGAAGAGAAATAGCCGATCTAATCTAATAGTGATTTTTCCACCCTAATCACCTACAACCCCGAATACAAAAAACTATGTCTGAAGAATCAAAATGCCCGTTTATGAAAGCCGCCTCTCCCGGTGCAGGAACTACGAACCAAGACTGGTGGCCCAATCGTCTCCGCGTCGATTTACTCCACCAACATGGTTCCAGCTCAAACCCGATGGGCGATGATTTCGATTACGGTCTCGC harbors:
- a CDS encoding transcriptional repressor, whose protein sequence is MINSADLLKSYGLSVTAQRLAVIDALTQSPHATADEVFVVVKAHIGSISRQSVYNALNTLSDQGAIRRFQPAGSAARFENRVGDNHHHVVCRKCGVTEDVDCAVGYAPCLQPSNDHGFIIDEAEVVYWGICPSCQEEEK